The Haliaeetus albicilla chromosome 9, bHalAlb1.1, whole genome shotgun sequence genomic sequence TTGTCTGCCTTAACTTGGGGCCAGGACAGGGAGCGGGGGAGAAGGCTGTGCTCTGCTCCTTGAACCTGAGCAGGCTGAAGTTTCCAAGGGAGCAAACGCATGTGTGTTGAGTTGGCCACGCAGGCTGTGCCTGACCCACTGCATAATCTGGCCTCTGGGAGTCGCGGTATTTGGGTGGAGCTAGGCCTTACAAGGGCTAGGGAGGACTTTTGTTCTTAATTACAGATTACTATTCTGACTTTCAAGAGATGAATAATCCCTGGTCTCTTGGAACAAGGGCTACTGCTGCTAATGGGACTGCCACATGGAGTCTGCCTGATGAAGTGGTGCAGTTCACCTGGTGCCAGTGAGGAAGGGCTCAGGGTAACCAATTGCTCTGCAATTGTGGGAAGGGCATCAGGAGCCAGTAACACTTCGCTGTGTGTCAGATCCCTGTATTTATTATCCTGATGGCAGAACTAACCTGGGGCAACTGGAGCACCAGCCTGTGCCAGGGCTTGGCATGCCAAGAGGGAACCATGTTCCTGGGAGGGGTGAGCACTTCATTAGACCCATTCTGGCCAGGATGGATTTTTGTGGCTTCCAGATAGAGCATGACATTCCTGCGTTGCTCCTCCTGTTAACTTGGCTCCGCTATTATTTGCAGTGCAAACATATACTTGCCGTCTACCTCAGTCAGGCCATGGGAGCCTGCCAGGAACTAACTGTCTCTGAGGAGCAGCTCACAAGCATCTTactggctgaggaggaggatgaaggatGAAGGATTTGGATCACAGGCGGATGTGCTTTCTGTGTACCCTCCCGGCTGTGTAGCTGGCATTTTTTGTATCTACAAGGCTGTCAAATGTTCACCATGGCTGGTAGATTTCTTCCTGCGCTGCAGCCAGGCATGATGTTAATTAGCAGCCTTGCACTGATAGATTAATTAATAAATGTTAAGAAGCCTGTGTTGActtcagtttcatttatttatttagtctATTCTTGGGATTTCTGAAGATGTTTGAACTAATCTGTAATATTGTGTGCTTGTGATGTGGGGATACAAACAGTCCAGCAGGTCTCTTAGCAATCCGTTAAACCTTCTTAGCTCTGCTTGTGCTTTGACTAACCCCACTGCCCTTCCAGTGCCTGCATGGCTTGGTAGAGTTGGCCTCTGACAGCGTGACGCTGCAGTGGCTTTTTGCAGCTGGCTGCTCAGCGATTTCTGATTCATCACTGGCAAACCTGTACCAGGGACTGGGGCAGGGACCCCTCAGCACCTTGAGGCTGATGACAGGTCTGCACTTCCACTGTGCTTACTGCAATGCAGGATCTTTGGAAGCAATCACCCCGGTTGCTGTGCTTTTAAATCAACCCATTTCAGAGAAGTCGACCACCTCATGCTGGCAGGCAAGGCAAGGCTGTCCACATCAGACACAGGGGAAAGGAGACTGCTGCTCCCTGTTCCACAAACCAGCCAGTGAGCTGGGAACCAGCTCCTTCCAGCTCTGTGACTCCCTGCCCGTGCTCTGAGATTGGGCTCCTCCTCGAGTACAGCGTGGTCTCATATGATACACCGTGTGAACACAACACCACAAGAAGTAATGGGGCACAGGCTGAGCCAGGTTGTGTAGGTGGTAAATTAAGCGTTCTGTATGTAAATAACAGTTACTGCAAATACAAAATCTGAACAACATGAGGAAAACACATCCATCCTATGTACATCAGAGCAGTAATGAGTGATAGCTGAATAGCTATAGCTGCACTTGCTGCAGAAAGTTCCTCTGCCATTTTGACTTCACATTTTTATAGAAACCATCAGAGCTTTCTTTTCAGGGGGGCAGGGGAGAtgtcctatttttattttgccttgaAATTACTTTGGCTCAGATCCACAAAGGCACTTAATGTGCCTAAAGACCATGGTGACTCAGGCCGTAGTTAATAATGGCTAACAACCCGATGGCACAGTCATACTAAGGATACACCACATCTGTCTACAGGAATTCTGGCTCATAAGAGGCATATGAAAGGTAGCAGTCATGGATGCCGAGCTGCAGTGCAAGCTGTCACATACCAGTAAGTGTTCTGGGACCGGCTCTCTCTGTATTGCAGCGCTGTGTGTTTCAGTCTGTTCGTGCTATCCAGAGTTTGGTTCATTTTCAGCCAGCAGGAGGGGAGAGATTACATTCTTTGTTGTAAGGATAAATGTGGCTTGCAACCACTTTGTAACGCTGCCAGACCTGCAGGTGAAACCCTGCTTGTTTCCAGCCATGATtaacagaagaaacacagcCAAAGATAATACAGAAGGGGAGGAATGAAAGGAGGAGAGAGTCAAACCCTGCCCAAATGGCAGGAGGTGGCTACATGTGCTAGCTGGACTATGACCAAGGCAGATGCAGCAAAGCTGAATGGGGCTGTTAAAGGAGAAACGCTTGGGACAGTAACTTTAACTATtcagattcttcttggaaatgCCAGTATCTGAGATACTGAGCTGTAGCTAAATTTGGACATTGCATAAACATGTACAAACCCATTCAGAGCTTACTGGTGGTTCACCCAGGTTTGGGGCTGGCTCTTACAGCTGGGCTGCTACACACATGGTAGCAAAATCCATCCCTCCTAGTGAACGATTCTCTGTTTGCATGGTGGGCCCCAAGTCAtacctgcagctgctgcctgcaggtcaTGCCAGCTGGCTTAGCAGGTGCTGCAGGAACagcatttcttcagcttttcagctGATTTTACACCATATTTGTCATTATATACGCCAGAGAAATGAAACTCTTGGGGTCTTATATTACCCCCCTTTTAGTGcaatgcagttaaaaaaatagaaagctgTTTTCTATGTGATTCAAGTACAATTTATCAGGGACAAACTGCTCCAGGCATCACAGTCTGTCCACCGGACCTGTTGTTCAGGAACTGGCTGTGTTTAAACTTCCTTCCCTGCCACCTGGCTCTAAAAGGCCTGCTCCCTATCTCTCCCCCTGCATGCGTTACCACTGAAAACCACGTTTAATACACATCCTTGCACTCCAGCTTCTCGCTGGTCACATGGTGATGCTGCCGAGATTGAGTGGAGAGAGATGGTACCACTTTACCACGTAAGGCCCTTCAGGCAAGACTCCCGTTTGTAAGAGGGCCACAACGCGATGGCAGGTCTGAACTAGTCAAGAACAGCTGTGTCTCTGTACCAGTCGGCTTTTGGGCACGAAGGAGGGAGGCTGTCTGGTGTTTTTCTGACTGCCCTCCCTATTCCTCTCAGTTGTGGAATGAAAGTGCCCTGCTAAATAAAAGGCATGCCAGAAACACTGGTTCGTTTACAGCAGTGCACGTGCCGTCATGCAGTCTGGAGAAGTGGAGCTCGTACTTCAGCTGTTAACGCACTCTTCTTTCTACCTTTGTCTAGTTTTGCCTATCACAGTTACATATGAAATCAGGTGCGGTAATTACTGAGCTGTGGTTGCAGAGTTATTAACTTGCAGTGCAAATTAATTAAGTCTGCTTCACTGGTGAGTGGGCTTTGTCCTTACAAAGGGCCAGGACTCCGTGGCGAACTGCAGAGGCCAGGCTAGACAATCTGTGAGGTGAGCTTCTTCCCCAAAGAGCTTGGCCAAAATCAGGTCGCGAGTTAAGGCATTCTAGCTTCTTAGCTCCCTTCCAGTCTCTTTTGCTACTGATGCAggtcaggattaaaaaaaaaattaaaaaaaaataaaaatgcctattaaaaaaaaagcactcaCAGCTTCTGGGGGTTATTGGGCTACAGAGGAACCCCTGCAAGACCAAGTTTTAGGAATCAGGCAAGCTGCAGCATCCAGCAATCACAGCTAAAAAAACCTGCACTTCTGGAAGCACTGCAAGGCTGTCAAGTTTTGTCTTGGGAGCAAAAACCTAATTGTAGAGATCATGTCACCAAGGGAGTGGTTGCACTAACCTCGGTGACTCTGGATCAGACTAGCTAGGACTATTAGGGCACTTCTGCCTTTTGCATTTTGATAGCTGGAAACAGATTTGAAATCAAACCTGAAGCATTGGTCTGCACGATCCTGTGGACCAAAGTGATTTAGAGGCAATAAAACTGCTATTCTAAAACTTCAGTCAACTCTTAGctaaaatttttctctttcagtaagTAGGCCTTCCATACTGGGGCCAAAAATAGCTGGCCAGTTCTAATCTTGTTTTCCCATCAACACGGTCACGTCCCTCAGAGCCTGGACCACAGATTCAGTTTCACACCAGCAACAGGGCTAAGTAAGACTTTTTCCCATCAGAGAATACTAGCTGCATCAAACAATTGATGGAATAATTAGGGTATTACCAAAGTGCTGTCAAGTATGGACTTAAAAGAACAACTCAAAAACAGACACAAAATTATTACTCCTAAATGAatcaaaagatttaaaaaaaaaataatatttaaaataaagatccTAGGACTTGACGTGAGCAGCACAATTAGGGAAACACCCCCCAGAAGGTGGGGCTTCCACAGTCAATGTCTGACCTGGAAAGGAAACTCAATACGATTACCAGCAGTCACGCAACCTGGCTTTGCAGTCAAGGGTGAGCTGCACTCAACCTCCCGGTCAGGTTATTCCTCTAGGAGGCACTGtgttaattacaaaaataaaaaaaaattacagctgcaTAACTGCATAGTGGTCATCTCCGAGCACTCCTAGAGGAGTTTTAGCTGTAACTGTTCACATAGGCACAGGGAAGGGTAGTGTCAGGGACAGACTGCAAAATCGTAGGAGCAGGACGTGCAAGGTCATATGGTCACAGAGGCTACCGGAGAGTTAATGTTGGAGGCAGTCAGGTGCTGGTTGTTGTCAGTGGGGCACTTGGGGAAACCATCCGTCTTGCAGAGGATTTTGGAAATGATCTTGCGAAAGGTGTATCGGAAGTCCCTGATCCTGTAGGCGTAGATGATGGGATTGATGACAGAGTTGGCATGGGAGAGGATGATGGCCATATACATCACCCACTCAGGCTTGGATTTGGAGAACTCCTCATGGAAGTGAGTGATGCAGTTCAAGATATGCAGGGGCAGCCAGCAAAAGGCAAAAAGTCCTACGATGATGGCCAGAGACTTGGCTGCGTGGATCTCCTTCTGCAGTGTGGTCCTGGAGTTCCCCATCAGTTCGATCTGATGCAACTGTTTGCAGGCGACCATGAATATCTTAATGTAGATTCCCAGCATGATAGCAAGTGGAAGCAGCACGCAGCCGAAGAAGTTGAAGTACACCATGTAGCTCATCGTTACCACATTCTCAAAGAGGCATGAGATGAAACAGCCATGGTGCTCTGTCCCAGTGTCAGCCCCTGTCTCGTTGGTGGTGTTGGGGCAACCGCTCATGGCTTTGTTCCAGCCCATAAGTGGAGTCAGTCCAATTCCAAAGGACAGGAGCCACAGCACAGCGATGAGTCCTCTTGCCCGCTTGCCAGTCACCAGACTATTATACCTACAGCAtcaagaacaaaaccaagatAGAGCCATTAAATAAATGAGCGCTCGTGACTTCCCTGCAGTTAAAGTCATCGGCATTTTGGCTAATGCCACAAAAGCCCCACCCACGCCCACATGGGAGCCTCACCTCTCTGATCAGTGGAGGGGCAAAAAAATCTCACCTGTGCTCTCTGCCTACACAAAGTGATTTGGGGAGGTGATTCACTTACTGTTCCTGAGAGATGCCAAGCACTGCCCCTGCCCACGAATATCCTTCGATAGGAGGTAAGGACTTGGAGtcttaaaaaaaggctttatcATTGCGTGAGCCTAAACCACCAACTACGAGGAGGGCAGGAACAGGGGGAAGGCTCACTCTGTAACCACCAACTTACTTACTCTCGTGCTCTAAGCGTCCACTACTGGGCACGCCGGGACATGCTACTGGGCTACGTGAACTTCTGGACTGACCTATTACAGCTGAGACAATGCTGGCTCTCAACTCTACACTGTAATGAGTAGCTAAAGTCTTAACCAGCATCACCACACATTTACAGCCTTTATACCACAGCCAACTTGCTTCAACTTGGGCTGCTTTTatgcctgcagcagtgctggcttTCACTGGAGATTACAGCAGTCCCATAACACGATGTCCCTTCCCATGCTACCTCATACACTAAGGTGGGAAGTACACATGTGTGTGGAAAACGGTGCTCCTACTAGTTTCCCAAACAGTGCAATTCCTGGCTTACACATGCCAGACTGCAGCCCACGCGAGCTTGTTGTGGCTGGATAACAAATACCCTGAAAGACTTTTCTGAGCCAGCATCTGAAAGCAACTGCTAATGCTGGATCGCTTAGGAGAGTTACAAGTTAGGGTTTGTGTCTCCATTCAGAATCTCACATCCGGGCGTGGAGCTGGGAGCCAGGGACGCTGGGCTCTTCTCCCCCCATTCGACATCCCTGCTTTGTGCATCCTCCAGCAACCGTGCTGGTGCGGGCAGCTTCGCCTAGCTGCCGGGGCTGGTGTTGGCCTCGGCTGCTCATGTATGTGATGTGCCAATTCTGTAGGACACGCACCATCGAGGGGCCCTGAAGCCACCCAAAGACTCGGACCTGCAGCTTCTGAAGCCATCAGTGGGGTTAAACCACACAGCTGTGCGCAGCTGCTGCTGTCAAACGGTGCTTGCGCTCTGCTGACCCACCAAAACTGGTTGTAAAGGTTCAGATTTTTAAGTAAACACCTTCCTTGGGCACCTGCTGCTCTCATGCGTTACAAAGAAGCTCTGTGGTGGCCCAGGGACAAGCGGGTGCAGTGCTGAGAGGTGCAGAGCCATGCTCTGCCCCACATCTTTCCTAACCCCACGGACTGGGTGCCTTCATGGCCAAGAAAACAAAGGTTGTGGCTGATGCTCAGGGACACAAACGGGGCCGGAACCTAAAGCAGCAAAAGTCGAGCTGGTTTGGGTGCAACCAGAACACATGCCAACATCAAAGCATCAGTTGGATCGCTTTTTGGGGATACGAAGAACCAGTGACTGCCAGAAAGACATCATGAGAAACCCATTACTGTCCTCTCTACAGCCAGTTAGCGTCTGCTGGCTGACACGCATGTGCCCCCCTTCCCACACCCTTCTCTCAGCACTTGTTTACTCTGGCTTGGCTACCCTGCTCCTCCTTTCCTAAGAACGTTTGTTCTGATTTTCTTCCGGCCCGTGAGGCAGGGGAAGGTTTTATTCCCACAGAACCgcagctgtgcctgtgaatcACACTGTGGTCGCCTCCGTGCGAGCCATGCGTCCCTCTCCTCCTGCGAGCTACAAAGACAGGAGGgtaagtggggggggggggggggtctgccAACACGAACCGGGCAGCaaagaggggctggggggagcccTCGGCTCCTTCTGCGCGGCCGCTTCGAGCGGGGGTCGCTTCGGGCACGGCCGGGGCTGGCCAAGAGATtgcggcagcagcagccacattTAGGCACTGCTGAACCATGAACATGCTCCACGGGGTAGATGTCTAAAAGGCAAGTCCAGCCACGGAGGGGTTTCTCCTGCACTTTTCTCTCATTATTACCAAGTCTCACTGGTTCAGAAGATGAGAAATTATCAGATGGGGCATCAGTGAGGCCAAGCCCATTGCTTTCAAAACCCCATGTTAAGTTTTCAGGAGCCAGAGGTGGTCTGGGGTTGTGGGACCTGAAAATGTTAAGATTTGATTCGGAGCAAGTTCCCAGAAATCCAATGTCTTGGCAAAGTCTGAGTCTTGAGCTACAACGTTGGCCAAGCTTAGTCAGTGGTGTAGGAGTaccaagagctgctgctgacctACAGCTCTGCAcgtgggaagaaaaaaatgtggctCCTTGGCTTGTGCTATTCATGCTTAGTTGATCACTTCAGTTGCTCCTCTGCTGCCTCAGTCATTTCACAGCCCAAAAACTATTGTAGTGAGACCGGAAAATGCAAAAGGGACCATTGttcagaaagagaaactgaaggGTCAAGAGTTTTGTGTGTCTGAATCAGGCGGTGCACAGGAACATAAGGAAAAGCCGCCGCGGCTCAGCGTGCCGTGCTGGGGCCGGTGTCCACCACGCTGGTGACATTCGGTGCTGTCTCTTGCTGAAAATACATGACCCCAAATAAGGCTtcttccatctgcttttctcctgaACTCTTCTGCAAAGGTAAGCTTCAGCTGGAAGGTTTACAAACCAGCTAAGAAGTCACTTAATTTTCCAGTGGCTGTGATGGTGGGATGTTTATTTTAGTGTTGCTTGCTCTTCCCCAGGGCACATAGCACAGTTGCAGCCAGGATCACATTTAAGCGGGGCCCCCTTTTGCGAGGAGGAGATATAGAAAAACGTGCCGCGCTCCGGGTCTGCAAGAGCCAGAGCTGAGCAATGGAGGGGGCTGCAGGCCTGTCGGCACAGGGAAGAGATGGTGTTCATTAAAGTGGAGGTAGTTATTCACAGTGAACACCACACTCCTTAGATTAGTTCTTTATTTTCGCAGGGATGCGTTGCAAATTCCTCCCAATGTCTCTCCATTCAGTGGCTTGATCCCAGGTAACGACGGTGGTCGCTGCTGTGACTGCAGAGAATGGTCATACGTGGTTGCTGAGCTACCAGCCAGAAGAGGCCAACGTGAAATTACGGATAGTTCGCTGCTCTAAAATTGTTCACTACCACCTTGTTATTGCCTTAATACACTTATTTGGTGGGACACTGCTTTAAATTAACAGaaattaagcatgtgcttaaaaataaagtgcATGCCTATTAGCAGACCAAGGCATGAAGAGTCTCGTTAGTGAGCCGCTGCACACAGCTGCACCCACCGTCATAAACCACCACCAAGCAAAGAAGGCATGGGCTGTGAGACAGCTGGGACTCAACTTTTTTCCTAAGCTCTATAAAACATGATCAGACAGTGAGGAACCAACAGATTTTCACAGCTCCGAATGCTCCAGCAAACCCCTCCTTCATTCTCTTTTAGGCTTAATATTATTAGGCAAAAAACTATTAAAGTAAATTTACTCACCTAAGTCTGCTCAATTAATGTATAACAAATATTGAATCTCCTCTATGTTTCTGCCCACAGACATCAAATGTTGCTTTAATGTAAATAAcagctgaatattttaaaatgatttattgAGATTAAATAAGCTGGCAATGCATTAGTTCCTTTTACACCGCCAGGCAAAGTCTCTTTACTGGCATAATCATCATCAAGCAGCTAATTATCTCAGCTCCCACCCAGTGCCCCCACAGCGAACACGCTGCAGAAGCCCCGATGCCATCCCCACCAAAAGCGATTCAGGTTTCTATTCTTCTGACGCGGATAACTATACTTTTGCCACCAGTGTCACAGTCACACAGCCCGGATTGCAGTAGGTCAAATACTTTACAGAAAGAAAGTTCAGCTGCTTTTACAAGATGGCTCTGACCCGCCGGTGTTATCGTGTACAAGCACCAGGCTGCTGGGTCCGTACCGGCTGTGCCGTCACCGAAACGGGCCAGCGGGTGACCTTCATCCAGCAA encodes the following:
- the ADORA2B gene encoding adenosine receptor A2b, which codes for MNGSSSSPWALAMDTMKTTYIVLELIIAVLSIAGNVLVCWAVAINSTLKNATNYFLVSLAVADIAVGLLAIPFAITISIGFQVDFHSCLFFACFVLVLTQSSIFSLLAVAIDRYLAIKIPLRYNSLVTGKRARGLIAVLWLLSFGIGLTPLMGWNKAMSGCPNTTNETGADTGTEHHGCFISCLFENVVTMSYMVYFNFFGCVLLPLAIMLGIYIKIFMVACKQLHQIELMGNSRTTLQKEIHAAKSLAIIVGLFAFCWLPLHILNCITHFHEEFSKSKPEWVMYMAIILSHANSVINPIIYAYRIRDFRYTFRKIISKILCKTDGFPKCPTDNNQHLTASNINSPVASVTI